The proteins below are encoded in one region of Anoplopoma fimbria isolate UVic2021 breed Golden Eagle Sablefish chromosome 19, Afim_UVic_2022, whole genome shotgun sequence:
- the ehf gene encoding ETS homologous factor yields MSVTPSTTLDSQLTANWSPTHSYPDVPMLTGSYTSRLWHRDSQPQFWSKYQVWEWLQQVMDMNQIDASSIPFQNFDMDGHQLCSLSYQDFIHAAGSVGSILFQSITELKWSGQYHMELGQLDLKPESNFSCSFADISYPPGDIYDPLIPPLAPVASPTPSSPDIKRSFSRQVKKHNPRGTHLWEFIRDILLNPERNPGLIKWEDRTEGVFRFLKSEAVALLWGKKKNNSSMTYEKLSRAMRYYYKREILERVDGRRLVYKFGRNARGWRESDM; encoded by the exons ATGAGTGTTACTCCATCCACAACCCTGGACAGCCAGCTGACTGCCAACTGGAGCCCTACACACTCCTACCCTGATG TTCCGATGCTGACAGGCAGTTACACAAGTCGCCTGTGGCATCGTGACTCCCAGCCTCAGTTCTGGAGTAAGTACCAGGTGTGGGAGTGGCTGCAGCAGGTCATGGACATGAACCAGATCGATGCCTCCAGCATTCCCTTCCAAAACTTTGATATGGATGGACATCAGCTCTGCAGCCTGAGCTACCAGGACTTCATCCATGCTGCCGGCAGCGTGGGATCCATCCTCTTCCAAAGCATCACAGAGCTAAAGTGGAGCG GCCAGTACCATATGGAACTAGGGCAACTGGACCTCAAACCAGAAT CAAACTTCTCCTGTTCATTTGCAGACATCAGTTATCCACCTGGAG ATATCTATGATCCCTTGATTCCCCCCCTCGCCCCTGTTGCATCACCTACCCCATCCAGTCCTG ataTTAAAAGGTCTTTCAGTCGTCAGGTCAAAAAACACA ACCCAAGGGGGACCCACTTGTGGGAGTTCATCAGGGACATTCTGCTGAACCCAGAACGAAACCCAGGGCTGATCAAGTGGGAGGATCGTACGGAGGGGGTTTTCCGCTTCCTTAAGTCAGAGGCAGTGGCACTGTTATGGggcaagaagaaaaataacagcagcatgACCTACGAGAAACTAAGCCGGGCAATGAG ATATTACTACAAAAGAGAAATCTTAGAGCGAGTAGACGGACGCAGGCTGGTTTACAAGTTTGGAAGAAATGCAAGAGGATGGAGGGAGTCAGACATGTAA